Proteins from a single region of Undibacterium sp. KW1:
- the tnpA gene encoding IS200/IS605 family transposase has product MKEYQSLSHTRWDCKYHIVFIPKCRKKLIYGALRKHLGEIFRELAKQRECSVVEGHLMIDHVHMCLSVPPKYSVANVVGFMKGKSAISIARHFGGRQRNFTGEVFWARGYFVSTVGLDEEVVRAYIRNQEQEDERYDQMKLGL; this is encoded by the coding sequence ATGAAAGAGTATCAAAGTTTGAGTCATACGAGGTGGGATTGTAAGTACCATATAGTGTTCATTCCGAAATGCCGAAAGAAGTTGATCTATGGGGCATTGAGAAAGCATCTTGGGGAAATATTTCGGGAGTTGGCCAAGCAAAGGGAATGCAGCGTAGTTGAAGGTCACTTAATGATTGACCATGTTCATATGTGTTTGAGCGTTCCGCCAAAGTATTCAGTGGCAAACGTTGTGGGATTCATGAAAGGCAAGAGTGCAATTTCGATAGCCAGACACTTTGGTGGGAGGCAAAGGAATTTCACAGGAGAAGTATTTTGGGCAAGAGGTTACTTTGTCTCAACGGTGGGACTAGATGAAGAAGTGGTTCGAGCTTACATCCGAAATCAAGAGCAGGAAGATGAGCGTTACGACCAAATGAAATTGGGACTGTAG
- a CDS encoding chemotaxis protein CheW: MSTTTHNEQSTTMLQSAEHGAQEYLVFTLGQEEYGIDIQIVQELRSYEAVTSIANAPDYIKGVINLRGNIIPIIDLRLRLGLPVRFYDQFTVVVVVNIGGRQIGIVVDGVSDVIAPQANQIQTAPQLVSINDSCRFAGVATLDDRMILLTDISRLVATNDIYLLEEAAA; this comes from the coding sequence ATGTCCACAACAACACACAACGAACAATCCACCACCATGCTGCAAAGTGCAGAGCATGGCGCGCAGGAATATCTGGTATTCACCCTGGGCCAGGAAGAATACGGCATAGACATACAGATAGTGCAGGAATTGCGCAGCTACGAAGCAGTGACCAGTATTGCCAATGCGCCAGACTATATCAAGGGTGTCATCAACCTGCGCGGCAACATCATTCCCATCATCGATCTTCGCCTCAGGCTGGGTTTGCCTGTGCGCTTTTACGACCAGTTCACCGTGGTCGTTGTCGTCAATATAGGTGGCAGACAGATAGGTATCGTCGTCGATGGCGTTTCTGATGTCATTGCGCCGCAAGCAAATCAAATTCAGACAGCACCGCAACTGGTCAGCATCAATGATTCCTGCCGGTTCGCTGGTGTCGCTACGCTCGATGACAGGATGATCTTGCTGACAGACATCAGCCGCCTGGTCGCTACTAACGACATTTATCTGCTTGAAGAAGCCGCAGCCTGA
- a CDS encoding abortive infection system antitoxin AbiGi family protein codes for MNGKYPSILFHFTRQQSSLQGILQETFKPSMARERIETDIEVKEFAVPMISFCDLRLSELRHHMDKYGHFGIGMSKEWAMREGLNPVSYVNPKSEFTNHLIDGIKELFDILDKANWPNDLSMLDTTYMKIFNVQRYIKNYKGNLIRGGQDRGIYTFADEREWRYVLPLFTKLLFPVVPISMIDTPEKKAAWNEQISSHKLGFKAADIKYLIVKKESNAARLREYIHKLKNYETGEKDHMLARIVTADQIFSDM; via the coding sequence ATGAATGGGAAATATCCGAGTATTCTGTTTCATTTCACGCGGCAACAGAGTTCATTGCAAGGCATTTTGCAGGAAACTTTTAAGCCTTCTATGGCTAGAGAGAGGATCGAAACTGACATAGAGGTCAAAGAATTTGCGGTTCCTATGATTTCTTTTTGTGATCTCCGTCTTTCTGAGCTACGACATCATATGGATAAATATGGTCACTTCGGTATAGGAATGTCCAAGGAGTGGGCAATGCGGGAAGGATTGAATCCTGTCTCGTACGTAAATCCAAAAAGTGAATTTACCAATCACTTGATCGATGGCATAAAAGAACTTTTTGATATTTTGGATAAAGCAAATTGGCCCAACGATTTATCTATGTTAGACACTACCTACATGAAAATTTTTAATGTGCAGCGATATATTAAAAATTACAAAGGAAACCTTATTCGAGGTGGTCAAGATAGAGGCATATATACTTTTGCAGACGAACGAGAATGGAGATATGTCCTTCCACTTTTTACAAAACTATTGTTCCCGGTCGTACCGATCTCCATGATTGATACTCCTGAAAAAAAAGCTGCCTGGAACGAACAAATATCTTCGCATAAGCTTGGATTCAAAGCTGCGGATATCAAATATCTGATTGTAAAGAAGGAGTCAAATGCCGCAAGATTGCGAGAATACATTCATAAATTAAAGAATTACGAAACTGGTGAAAAAGACCATATGTTGGCAAGGATAGTCACTGCTGACCAAATTTTTTCGGACATGTAA
- a CDS encoding purine phosphorylase yields MKIAVLFPTQTEASLFQREGIITIVSGVGLTATAHATLRAIYEYEPDMLIMAGIAGAYPHSSFKVGDVALVESEVEGDLGFFTPDGFTHLAHLPIDMEFERRHTLSCPFIPAGTEFARARSMSLNAAMAHYVDTEFVDLENMEGAAFFYTCLQEEQPFLELRAISNFVNVDNDEWDMQGSIKAMTAALHHLLDDIQH; encoded by the coding sequence ATGAAAATCGCCGTCCTCTTCCCCACCCAGACAGAAGCCAGCCTGTTTCAGCGCGAAGGCATCATCACCATCGTCTCTGGCGTAGGGCTCACTGCGACTGCCCACGCAACCCTGCGGGCAATCTATGAATATGAACCCGACATGCTCATCATGGCAGGCATCGCCGGGGCTTATCCCCATTCCAGCTTCAAGGTCGGTGACGTGGCGCTGGTGGAAAGCGAAGTCGAAGGCGACCTCGGCTTTTTCACACCCGATGGTTTTACCCATCTCGCCCACCTGCCCATAGACATGGAATTTGAACGCCGCCATACTCTGAGCTGCCCCTTCATCCCGGCAGGCACAGAGTTCGCCCGGGCACGCAGCATGTCCCTGAATGCCGCGATGGCCCACTATGTCGATACAGAATTTGTCGATCTTGAAAACATGGAAGGTGCAGCCTTCTTCTATACCTGTTTGCAGGAAGAACAGCCCTTCCTGGAGTTGCGGGCGATATCCAACTTCGTCAATGTTGATAATGATGAATGGGACATGCAGGGCTCGATCAAAGCCATGACTGCGGCCCTGCATCACCTGCTGGATGACATACAGCACTGA
- a CDS encoding RDD family protein yields the protein MKALLTPLHDSYASRETGDLLALGIKPDLAEHEYAAVESILSVRGVDINAFREHRQQYLKSAGQQKPADDKLAYMSHRLAAQLIDVIGIALLLALLGLLITFAMPNLFKQTNRAILILWTLYLLFKDGFDGQSLGKRIMGIRVLQRDTEEPCNLTQSFVRNILALTVVDWLFALGSKRSRLGDMLAGTRVVRE from the coding sequence ATGAAAGCGCTACTCACACCATTACATGACAGCTATGCGTCAAGAGAGACGGGAGACTTGCTCGCCCTGGGTATCAAGCCTGATCTGGCTGAGCATGAATATGCTGCGGTGGAATCGATACTCTCGGTACGCGGTGTGGATATCAATGCCTTCAGGGAACACCGCCAGCAATACCTGAAAAGTGCCGGGCAGCAAAAACCTGCTGATGACAAGCTGGCCTATATGTCACATCGCCTGGCCGCCCAGCTTATTGATGTGATAGGCATCGCCCTGCTGCTGGCGCTACTGGGTTTGCTGATCACCTTCGCCATGCCCAATCTGTTCAAGCAGACCAACCGCGCCATCCTGATATTGTGGACGCTTTACCTCTTGTTCAAGGATGGCTTTGATGGGCAAAGCCTGGGCAAGCGCATCATGGGCATACGTGTGCTACAGCGTGACACTGAGGAGCCCTGCAACCTCACGCAATCCTTTGTGCGCAATATTCTTGCGCTGACGGTGGTCGATTGGTTGTTCGCCCTGGGCAGCAAGCGCTCTCGTCTGGGCGATATGCTGGCTGGCACCAGGGTAGTCAGGGAATAA
- a CDS encoding S1/P1 nuclease, whose amino-acid sequence MGAFKYFLMIALMCVPLSAFPYGPDGHKQVGAIADNLIVNSQAELEVKRILGNLNLQTVAVWADCAKGTSSSNGVFDYASDPIKFPECIVFDSPEDKARFKNFAAMNWDQCGKAHGREHCHNQYHYTDVSTFNTKYTNGLVGTSSFDIVHSIQAAFIYLRSGGKTMTPPFVFADEKEALMLLAHYVGDIHQPLHVVAEYLDENGKEVNPDLVGYKLGNDTVGGNQLFDASKTLHSEWDSIGPDLSVGGSRAAALLSLARCVGRTVGSPENWSIEWASESVSMSRQVFSGLRFVLQSKYAGVANDKEHKWDVTVVDPNYTTKANDLKQQQLAKGGARLAWILKAIWPGASGTDITPNAWSSCKNGYLSPSDMQNVTLWLPAPPAKNSLEEQADFEQIKKTRAVLMTPRGQVAAEDDVYDPPLVMGQFKEAIGVTLDNQNAPTLMMMITRIQSDASKLVAPVKKWDCGTANGRCRPFVEERIQDRTSCLEPKDMAGHKESDYSFHLKESGSYPSTHALFGMLIGMILNETNPDQSDSVTERGIEFGNSRVICGFHYPTDVAAGRIAAAALYGRLHANPEFLNDLEVVRLEIKAARANK is encoded by the coding sequence ATGGGTGCGTTTAAGTACTTTTTGATGATCGCACTGATGTGCGTGCCTCTTTCTGCTTTTCCCTACGGCCCCGATGGTCACAAACAGGTGGGGGCAATTGCAGACAACTTGATTGTCAATTCCCAGGCCGAGCTCGAAGTGAAACGTATCTTGGGAAATTTGAATTTGCAAACCGTTGCAGTATGGGCAGATTGTGCGAAAGGGACGAGTTCAAGTAACGGCGTTTTTGATTACGCCTCAGATCCGATTAAATTTCCTGAATGTATTGTTTTTGACTCACCAGAGGATAAAGCAAGATTTAAGAACTTCGCTGCCATGAACTGGGATCAATGTGGCAAGGCCCATGGCCGGGAACATTGCCACAATCAATATCACTATACCGATGTATCTACATTCAATACGAAATATACAAACGGACTTGTGGGGACTAGTTCATTTGATATTGTTCATTCCATTCAGGCCGCATTTATTTACTTGCGGAGCGGCGGGAAGACAATGACACCTCCATTTGTATTTGCAGATGAAAAAGAGGCCCTGATGCTTCTAGCCCATTATGTCGGTGATATTCACCAACCCCTGCATGTTGTCGCAGAATACTTAGACGAAAATGGCAAAGAAGTTAACCCTGATTTAGTTGGATATAAATTGGGTAATGACACTGTCGGAGGAAATCAGTTGTTTGACGCGAGTAAAACTCTTCATTCTGAGTGGGACTCTATTGGCCCTGACCTCAGTGTCGGCGGTAGTCGTGCAGCAGCACTGTTGTCTCTTGCAAGATGTGTAGGGCGGACAGTGGGCAGCCCTGAAAATTGGTCCATTGAATGGGCATCTGAGAGTGTCAGCATGAGTCGGCAAGTCTTTAGTGGCCTGCGATTTGTACTGCAAAGTAAATACGCTGGTGTCGCAAATGATAAAGAGCATAAATGGGACGTCACCGTCGTTGACCCGAACTACACTACTAAGGCAAATGATTTAAAGCAGCAGCAACTCGCCAAGGGTGGCGCTAGACTAGCCTGGATATTGAAAGCAATATGGCCTGGTGCCTCTGGCACAGACATTACTCCAAATGCGTGGTCCTCATGTAAGAATGGATATCTGTCTCCAAGCGACATGCAAAATGTTACGCTATGGCTACCTGCTCCGCCCGCAAAGAACAGTTTAGAGGAACAGGCGGATTTTGAACAAATTAAGAAGACACGTGCCGTGTTAATGACGCCACGTGGACAAGTCGCTGCGGAAGATGATGTCTATGATCCACCACTAGTGATGGGGCAATTTAAGGAAGCAATAGGTGTTACCTTGGACAATCAAAATGCGCCTACACTGATGATGATGATTACTCGAATTCAGAGTGACGCTTCTAAATTAGTTGCACCTGTTAAAAAATGGGACTGTGGCACCGCAAATGGAAGGTGTCGTCCTTTTGTAGAAGAGCGGATTCAAGATAGAACCTCCTGCTTAGAGCCTAAAGACATGGCTGGCCACAAAGAGTCAGACTATTCATTTCATTTAAAGGAAAGTGGCTCTTACCCATCTACACATGCACTATTTGGAATGTTGATCGGTATGATATTGAATGAAACGAATCCTGATCAATCGGACTCTGTAACGGAGAGAGGCATTGAATTTGGTAACAGTCGTGTTATCTGTGGTTTTCATTATCCCACTGACGTAGCGGCGGGTCGAATTGCAGCTGCTGCACTTTATGGAAGACTGCATGCGAATCCAGAGTTTCTTAATGACCTAGAAGTTGTTCGTTTAGAGATCAAGGCGGCTAGGGCAAATAAATAA
- a CDS encoding amidohydrolase family protein — translation MYKNKTRSLVHTILFTSLCLGSNFVHADDKGTTLDTIAIKAGRLLDVETGKVLRDQLIVVQGERIIAITPIAGTPVPASAKLIDLSKSTVLPGLIDAHTHLTSNPHLHGYSSLGTSTIRSALYGVRAARDTLRAGFTTVRDVGSEGFSDVALRDAINDGDFPGPRIMAAGYAIGIKGGHCDNNLLPPDYNDTGKGVADGPWAARTKVREMAKYGADVIKICATGGVLSKGDSPGAQQYTLEEMQAIVQEAHKLGRKVAAHAHGASGIADAIRAGVDSVEHSSLIDEEGIKLAKEHGTWLVMDIYNDDYILGEGEKAGFLPESLAKEKEIGQKQRDNFRAALQGGARMAFGSDAGVYPHGDNGKQFYYMVKYGMTPMQAIQAATISAADLLGLKEKVGSIKVGKFADIIAVDTDPLADVTSLTKVNFVMKGGKVYK, via the coding sequence ATGTATAAAAACAAAACGCGCAGTCTCGTTCACACCATACTCTTTACCAGCCTTTGCCTGGGCAGCAACTTCGTGCATGCTGACGACAAAGGAACAACGCTGGACACCATCGCCATCAAGGCTGGCCGTCTGCTGGATGTAGAAACCGGCAAAGTCTTGCGCGACCAGCTCATCGTCGTTCAGGGCGAACGCATCATCGCCATCACCCCCATAGCTGGCACACCCGTCCCCGCTTCTGCGAAACTCATCGACCTGTCCAAATCGACCGTCTTGCCCGGCCTCATCGATGCCCATACCCACCTGACCAGCAACCCGCACCTGCATGGCTACAGCTCTTTGGGGACATCAACAATACGCTCCGCCCTGTATGGTGTACGGGCCGCACGCGATACCCTGCGCGCTGGCTTCACCACCGTGCGCGACGTAGGCTCTGAAGGCTTTTCTGACGTGGCCCTGCGTGATGCCATCAATGATGGCGACTTTCCCGGCCCGCGCATCATGGCGGCTGGTTATGCGATAGGCATCAAAGGTGGCCATTGCGACAATAACCTGCTGCCACCCGACTACAATGACACCGGCAAGGGCGTGGCCGACGGCCCCTGGGCAGCGCGCACCAAGGTGCGTGAAATGGCCAAGTATGGTGCCGATGTCATCAAAATCTGCGCCACTGGCGGCGTATTATCCAAAGGTGACTCCCCCGGAGCACAACAATACACGCTCGAAGAAATGCAGGCCATCGTGCAGGAAGCCCACAAACTGGGCCGCAAGGTCGCTGCCCATGCCCATGGCGCCAGCGGCATTGCTGATGCCATCCGCGCAGGGGTCGATTCTGTCGAACACAGCAGCCTGATTGATGAAGAAGGCATCAAACTCGCCAAAGAACATGGTACATGGCTGGTCATGGACATTTATAATGACGACTATATTCTTGGTGAAGGCGAAAAAGCAGGCTTTTTGCCAGAATCCCTCGCCAAGGAAAAAGAGATAGGCCAAAAACAGCGTGATAACTTCCGCGCTGCCCTGCAAGGTGGTGCCCGCATGGCCTTCGGTTCAGACGCTGGCGTCTATCCGCATGGTGACAATGGCAAGCAATTTTATTACATGGTCAAGTACGGCATGACACCCATGCAGGCCATACAGGCAGCCACCATCAGTGCCGCAGATTTGCTGGGTCTGAAAGAAAAAGTCGGCAGCATCAAGGTTGGCAAGTTTGCCGACATCATCGCCGTTGATACAGACCCGCTGGCAGATGTAACGAGCCTGACGAAAGTGAATTTCGTCATGAAGGGTGGCAAGGTTTATAAATAG
- a CDS encoding DHCW motif cupin fold protein: MKITDIPFGTTDWSAIEKTEHPGITGKAYWRTCKFGDIRVRMVEYTAGYLADHWCSKGHILLCLEGEMLTELDDGRVLTLKAGMSYQVADGAEAHRSSTATGAKLFIVD; this comes from the coding sequence ATGAAAATTACTGACATCCCTTTTGGCACGACAGACTGGTCTGCCATAGAAAAAACCGAGCATCCCGGCATCACCGGCAAGGCCTATTGGCGTACCTGCAAGTTTGGCGATATCCGCGTACGCATGGTCGAATACACAGCCGGCTACCTGGCTGACCACTGGTGCAGCAAGGGGCATATCCTGCTCTGCCTCGAAGGTGAAATGCTAACCGAACTCGACGATGGCCGCGTGCTGACCCTGAAGGCAGGCATGAGTTATCAGGTAGCTGACGGCGCAGAGGCGCACCGTTCATCGACAGCAACAGGGGCAAAGTTGTTTATCGTCGATTAG
- a CDS encoding Vat family streptogramin A O-acetyltransferase: MHGPDPKNPHPMQGFPQVCYIQNTVSNPNISIGDYTYYDDPEDAENFERNVLYHFPFIGDKLIIGKFCALARGVKFIMNGANHNMAGISTYPFQIFGNGWEKTPMDLESLPYKGDTIIGNDVWIGYEALIMPGVKIGNGAIISSRSVVVADVPAYTIVGGNPAKPIRQRFTPDVIDTLEQIAWWDWSVEKISRYISVIIAGDIGALKASALAE; this comes from the coding sequence ATGCACGGACCCGACCCCAAAAACCCTCACCCCATGCAGGGCTTCCCCCAGGTTTGCTATATCCAGAATACCGTCAGCAACCCCAATATCAGCATCGGTGACTACACCTATTATGATGACCCGGAAGATGCTGAAAACTTCGAGCGCAATGTGCTCTACCATTTCCCCTTCATCGGGGACAAGCTCATCATCGGCAAATTCTGTGCGCTGGCGCGGGGTGTCAAGTTCATCATGAACGGGGCCAACCACAATATGGCAGGCATCTCCACCTACCCTTTCCAGATTTTTGGCAATGGCTGGGAAAAAACACCGATGGATCTTGAGTCCCTCCCCTACAAAGGCGACACCATCATCGGCAACGATGTCTGGATAGGGTATGAAGCACTCATCATGCCGGGTGTAAAGATAGGTAATGGTGCCATCATTTCTTCACGCTCCGTCGTGGTTGCCGATGTACCCGCCTATACCATCGTCGGCGGCAACCCGGCTAAACCCATACGCCAGCGCTTTACGCCGGATGTCATCGATACCCTGGAGCAGATCGCCTGGTGGGACTGGTCGGTAGAAAAAATCAGCCGCTACATCAGCGTGATTATTGCGGGCGACATCGGCGCACTCAAAGCCAGCGCACTGGCTGAATAA
- a CDS encoding DUF4214 domain-containing protein produces MAKTNKEFVTGLFQILWDKQPDQQTVDLYASRLDSGLLTRAGVEYSFLIAPEYSPVAEQIVRLYLAAFNRIPDTDGFTFWMGVHRNGGSNSQIAQVFAQSEEFVSKYGANLSNSQFLDLIYQNVLGRSADAAGRDYWVGQMNNGMARGEIVNQFAQSQEFKIAASTKVYASVVYTTLIGRMPTAAEAAAAPTNVEQLVLKVAQASEVTPTIGSISYSAPAFVEQQLNDGSITSSIILTLTGDTFKGNVGTSLGKITNVPTGLTGTLVKTTDTTATLTLSGKATANASINNIANLTVTLDNTSFTGGKVANIINAVKSDLQINYIDIPLNETNHLLSGKGALTTPLVVDLGQDLLTLDGKPLALLSGDIKKVDYVDLSLIAAPASSTGTTTGSSAGKVTVTTTIKGDEANNLLVGSNYPNFFNGGGGIDTMQGGIGVDTYAFGITPVANGVDTITNFTIGKGGDVLNFSAFLNKTGTTKIAAVNAAATTPKAWANGDVLTVQGNALDTTKIAALFGTGKAFTGPTVASKMVIITADIIGDASIWYVINQLDVNNITPDEIVLVGVLKNVNNLSLVGFDATNFL; encoded by the coding sequence ATGGCCAAAACCAATAAAGAATTCGTCACAGGTTTGTTCCAGATACTCTGGGACAAGCAACCCGATCAACAGACCGTGGATTTGTATGCGTCCCGTCTTGACTCTGGTTTGCTCACCCGCGCCGGGGTGGAATACAGCTTTTTGATTGCGCCTGAGTATAGCCCGGTTGCTGAGCAGATTGTGCGGCTCTACCTCGCTGCCTTCAACCGCATACCGGATACCGATGGTTTTACCTTCTGGATGGGCGTACACAGGAATGGCGGCAGCAATAGCCAGATAGCCCAGGTGTTTGCACAATCAGAAGAGTTTGTCAGCAAATACGGCGCAAACTTGTCAAACAGCCAGTTCCTCGACCTGATTTACCAGAACGTGCTTGGCCGCAGCGCTGATGCGGCAGGCCGCGATTACTGGGTTGGGCAAATGAACAATGGCATGGCACGTGGTGAAATCGTCAACCAGTTTGCCCAGTCGCAAGAGTTCAAGATAGCTGCCTCGACCAAGGTGTATGCCAGCGTGGTGTATACCACGCTGATAGGGCGCATGCCAACGGCGGCTGAGGCTGCAGCTGCCCCTACCAATGTCGAGCAACTGGTCTTGAAAGTGGCGCAGGCGTCTGAAGTGACGCCCACCATAGGCAGTATCAGTTATTCGGCCCCTGCTTTTGTTGAGCAACAGCTCAATGATGGCAGCATCACCAGCAGTATTATCCTCACCCTGACTGGCGACACCTTCAAGGGTAATGTCGGCACATCCCTGGGCAAGATCACCAATGTACCCACAGGCCTGACCGGCACCCTGGTCAAGACCACCGACACCACTGCCACCTTGACCCTGAGCGGCAAGGCCACGGCCAATGCCAGTATCAACAATATCGCGAATCTGACGGTGACGCTGGACAATACCTCTTTCACCGGTGGCAAGGTTGCCAATATCATCAATGCAGTCAAGTCTGACTTGCAGATCAATTACATCGATATCCCGCTTAATGAAACCAATCACTTGCTCAGTGGCAAGGGCGCGCTGACCACGCCACTGGTGGTGGATCTGGGACAGGATCTGCTGACGCTGGACGGCAAACCGCTGGCCTTGCTCAGTGGTGATATCAAGAAGGTTGATTATGTCGATCTGAGCCTGATTGCAGCGCCTGCCAGCAGTACCGGCACCACCACCGGTTCATCCGCAGGCAAGGTGACGGTGACCACCACCATCAAGGGTGATGAAGCGAATAATCTGCTGGTTGGCTCGAATTACCCTAATTTTTTCAATGGCGGCGGCGGCATCGACACCATGCAGGGTGGTATCGGGGTTGATACCTATGCTTTTGGCATTACCCCGGTTGCCAATGGTGTGGATACCATCACCAATTTCACCATAGGCAAGGGCGGTGATGTATTGAATTTCTCCGCCTTCCTGAACAAGACCGGCACGACCAAGATTGCCGCCGTCAATGCAGCAGCAACGACCCCAAAAGCCTGGGCCAATGGCGACGTGCTGACGGTGCAGGGCAATGCACTCGATACGACAAAGATTGCCGCCCTGTTTGGTACCGGCAAGGCCTTCACCGGCCCTACTGTTGCCAGCAAGATGGTCATCATTACCGCCGACATCATAGGCGACGCCAGCATCTGGTATGTGATCAACCAGCTTGATGTCAACAACATCACGCCGGATGAGATCGTGCTGGTGGGGGTATTGAAGAATGTCAATAACCTGAGCCTGGTCGGCTTTGATGCGACAAACTTTTTGTGA
- a CDS encoding methyl-accepting chemotaxis protein yields MNIKNLKIGQKLGLSFGIIVSLLLLMSIIAYLCVDELNNDLDLTNKDRYPKTVQAHIIKDELNETARNMSNILLMTDAETLKAEYANMDQSAIDITKAVEALDKTITSKRAREDLDALQAARKEFLAVRTKFVQVSREGNKEEALSLLLKEVRPVQIKYFDALDKLIGYQASLMDQSSKEAEVSAAQTEMLIVGLTIAAIIISGLLAFITTRLITRPMKQAVELANKVAGGDLSSDIQVTSTDETGQLLLALKGMNDSLARIVGEVRAGTDTIATASSQIAAGNMDLSSRTEEQAGSLEETASSMEELTSTVKQNADNARQANQLAVSASDVAQKGGDVVAQVVQTMVSINDSSKKIVDIIGVIDGIAFQTNILALNAAVEAARAGEQGRGFAVVASEVRNLAQRSAAAAKEIKTLISDSVEKVGAGTRLVDQAGATMDEVVQSVRRVTDVIAEISAASNEQSTGIEQINQAITQMDEVTQQNASLVEESAAAAESMQHQASNLSQLVAGFKLGAESVQANLSTVMETARQAIKPATVQPQIKTVRHNAPNAMNIKRLASAVKVQPKRQFASASASTGEWVEF; encoded by the coding sequence ATGAATATCAAGAATTTGAAAATCGGCCAAAAACTTGGCCTTAGCTTTGGCATCATCGTCTCGCTGCTGTTGCTGATGTCCATCATTGCCTACCTGTGTGTCGATGAGCTTAATAATGATCTGGATCTGACGAACAAGGACCGCTATCCCAAGACTGTCCAGGCACATATCATCAAGGATGAATTGAATGAGACTGCGCGCAACATGAGCAATATCCTGCTGATGACAGATGCAGAGACACTCAAAGCCGAATATGCCAACATGGATCAGTCAGCAATTGATATTACCAAAGCTGTTGAAGCGCTGGATAAGACTATCACCTCAAAGCGCGCCCGCGAAGACCTGGATGCATTGCAAGCCGCACGCAAGGAATTCCTGGCAGTGCGAACAAAATTCGTCCAAGTTTCACGTGAGGGCAATAAAGAAGAGGCGCTTAGCCTGCTTCTCAAGGAAGTACGTCCTGTCCAAATAAAGTACTTTGACGCCCTGGACAAGCTGATCGGCTATCAAGCCAGCCTAATGGATCAATCTTCGAAAGAAGCAGAAGTAAGTGCGGCACAAACCGAAATGCTCATCGTCGGTTTAACAATCGCAGCAATCATCATCAGCGGCTTGCTGGCATTCATAACGACACGCCTGATCACGCGCCCCATGAAACAAGCCGTTGAATTAGCCAACAAGGTGGCGGGCGGTGACTTGTCATCAGACATACAAGTGACCAGCACCGACGAAACTGGTCAGTTGCTATTGGCACTTAAAGGCATGAATGACAGCCTGGCACGCATAGTAGGTGAAGTACGTGCAGGCACCGACACGATTGCTACCGCATCCAGCCAGATCGCCGCTGGCAATATGGACTTGTCTTCCCGCACGGAAGAACAGGCAGGCTCGCTGGAAGAAACTGCCTCGTCCATGGAAGAGCTGACTTCCACCGTCAAACAAAATGCCGACAATGCAAGACAAGCCAACCAGTTGGCAGTGTCAGCCTCTGACGTTGCACAAAAAGGTGGTGATGTTGTGGCGCAGGTCGTACAAACCATGGTGTCCATCAATGACTCATCCAAAAAGATTGTTGATATCATCGGCGTCATTGATGGCATCGCTTTCCAGACCAATATCCTGGCGCTCAACGCCGCCGTCGAAGCAGCCCGTGCCGGTGAACAGGGTCGCGGATTTGCAGTAGTCGCGAGTGAAGTGCGTAACCTGGCACAACGCTCTGCCGCAGCGGCAAAGGAAATCAAGACCCTGATCAGTGACTCGGTAGAAAAAGTCGGTGCAGGCACGAGACTGGTTGACCAGGCAGGTGCCACCATGGACGAAGTCGTACAAAGCGTACGCCGTGTGACTGATGTGATTGCTGAAATCAGCGCAGCCAGCAATGAACAAAGCACAGGCATAGAACAGATTAATCAGGCAATTACCCAGATGGACGAAGTCACCCAGCAAAATGCCTCGCTGGTGGAAGAATCTGCCGCAGCGGCTGAATCCATGCAACACCAGGCCAGCAATCTGTCGCAACTGGTCGCTGGTTTCAAACTAGGCGCAGAATCAGTGCAGGCCAATCTGAGCACTGTAATGGAAACAGCACGGCAGGCTATCAAACCAGCAACGGTGCAGCCACAAATAAAAACCGTTAGACACAACGCTCCAAACGCCATGAACATCAAAAGACTGGCAAGTGCGGTGAAGGTACAGCCCAAAAGACAATTCGCCAGTGCCAGCGCAAGTACCGGAGAATGGGTAGAGTTCTAA